In the Leptotrichia sp. oral taxon 212 genome, one interval contains:
- the tuf gene encoding elongation factor Tu: protein MAKAKFERSKPHVNIGTIGHVDHGKTTLTAAISKVLSDKGLAEKVDFENIDQAPEERERGITINTAHIEYQTANRHYAHVDCPGHADYVKNMITGAAQMDGAILVVSAADGPMPQTREHILLARQVGVPYIVVFLNKVDMVDDEELLELVEMEVRELLTEYSFPGDDIPIIKGSALGALNGEGQWEDKIMELMEAVDSYIPTPERPVDQAFLMPIEDVFTITGRGTVVTGRVERGIVNVGEEVEIVGIKPTAKTTVTGVEMFRKLLDSGQAGDNIGALLRGTKKEEVERGQVLAKPGSVSPHTSFKSEVYVLTKDEGGRHTPFFTGYKPQFYFRTTDITGEVNLPDGVEMVMPGDNIEMSVELIHPIAMEEGLRFAIREGGRTVASGVVATIVK, encoded by the coding sequence ATGGCAAAAGCTAAATTTGAGAGAAGTAAACCACACGTAAACATTGGAACGATAGGACACGTAGACCATGGTAAGACAACGCTTACAGCGGCTATATCAAAAGTGCTTTCAGACAAAGGTCTGGCAGAAAAAGTAGATTTTGAGAACATAGATCAGGCACCTGAAGAAAGAGAAAGAGGGATAACGATTAACACTGCCCATATTGAGTACCAAACAGCAAACAGACACTATGCACACGTTGACTGTCCAGGCCATGCGGATTATGTAAAGAACATGATTACAGGAGCGGCTCAGATGGATGGAGCTATACTGGTAGTATCAGCAGCTGATGGACCTATGCCACAGACAAGAGAACATATCCTGCTTGCAAGACAGGTTGGAGTTCCTTACATCGTAGTATTCTTAAACAAAGTTGACATGGTTGACGATGAAGAATTGTTAGAACTGGTAGAAATGGAAGTAAGAGAACTTCTTACAGAATATTCATTCCCTGGAGATGACATACCAATAATAAAAGGATCAGCTTTAGGAGCATTAAATGGAGAAGGGCAATGGGAAGATAAGATAATGGAGCTTATGGAAGCAGTAGACAGTTACATACCTACACCTGAAAGACCAGTAGACCAGGCTTTCCTAATGCCAATAGAAGATGTATTCACAATAACAGGAAGAGGAACAGTTGTAACAGGAAGAGTAGAAAGAGGAATAGTAAACGTAGGGGAAGAAGTGGAAATAGTTGGAATCAAACCTACAGCAAAGACAACAGTAACAGGGGTGGAAATGTTCAGAAAGCTTCTTGATTCAGGACAGGCAGGAGACAACATTGGAGCACTGTTAAGAGGAACTAAGAAGGAAGAAGTAGAAAGAGGACAGGTACTTGCAAAACCAGGATCAGTAAGTCCACATACATCATTCAAGTCAGAAGTATACGTACTGACAAAGGATGAAGGAGGAAGACATACACCATTCTTTACAGGGTATAAGCCACAGTTCTATTTCAGAACTACAGATATAACAGGAGAAGTAAACCTTCCTGATGGAGTAGAAATGGTAATGCCTGGAGACAATATAGAAATGTCAGTAGAACTTATACACCCAATTGCAATGGAAGAAGGATTAAGATTTGCGATAAGAGAAGGTGGAAGAACGGTAGCTTCTGGAGTTGTTGCAACTATCGTTAAATAA
- the rpsJ gene encoding 30S ribosomal protein S10, whose protein sequence is MDKIRIYLQSYDHKLLDQSAKKIAEVVKKNGSEVAGPLPLPTKTKKYTVLRSVHVNKDSREQFEMRIHRRFVEIKNSSQQIIGALSSLSLPSGVGIEIKQL, encoded by the coding sequence TTGGATAAAATAAGAATATATCTTCAATCTTACGATCATAAATTATTAGATCAGTCTGCAAAAAAAATAGCTGAAGTAGTAAAGAAAAACGGTTCAGAAGTAGCAGGGCCGCTTCCATTACCAACTAAAACTAAAAAGTATACTGTTCTAAGATCTGTACATGTAAATAAAGATTCAAGAGAACAATTTGAAATGAGAATACATAGAAGATTTGTGGAAATAAAAAATTCCAGTCAGCAAATTATAGGAGCATTGAGCTCATTAAGCTTACCGTCAGGTGTAGGAATAGAAATTAAGCAATTATAG
- the rplC gene encoding 50S ribosomal protein L3, whose amino-acid sequence MILGKKIGMTQIFEDEKLVPVTVIEAGPNFVVQKKSDDKDGYNAITLAYDDKKEKNTIKPEMGLFKKAGVTPKRFLKEFKVEDLAAFELGQEIKVDVFEGIEFVDISGTSKGKGTAGVMKRHNFGGNRASHGVSRNHRLGGSNAGGAASNSNVPKGKKMAGRLGNEQVTVQNLKLVKYDAENNLLLVKGAVPGPKNGYLIIKKSVKKY is encoded by the coding sequence ATGATATTAGGTAAAAAAATCGGAATGACTCAAATATTTGAGGATGAAAAATTAGTGCCAGTTACAGTTATTGAAGCTGGACCGAACTTCGTTGTTCAAAAAAAATCAGATGATAAAGATGGCTATAATGCTATAACTTTAGCTTATGATGATAAGAAAGAAAAAAATACAATAAAACCTGAAATGGGATTATTTAAAAAAGCAGGGGTAACTCCTAAGAGATTCTTAAAGGAATTTAAAGTAGAAGACTTAGCTGCATTTGAATTAGGACAGGAAATTAAAGTTGATGTGTTTGAAGGAATTGAATTTGTTGATATTTCAGGAACATCAAAAGGAAAAGGAACAGCCGGAGTTATGAAAAGACATAACTTTGGAGGAAACAGAGCATCTCACGGGGTTTCAAGAAATCACAGACTTGGAGGATCTAACGCAGGAGGTGCTGCATCAAACAGTAACGTTCCAAAAGGTAAGAAAATGGCAGGAAGACTTGGAAATGAGCAAGTAACTGTTCAAAACCTTAAGTTAGTTAAATATGATGCAGAAAATAACCTTTTATTAGTAAAAGGAGCAGTTCCAGGACCAAAAAACGGGTATCTAATCATTAAAAAATCGGTTAAGAAATACTAG
- the rplD gene encoding 50S ribosomal protein L4, with the protein MPVLNIYKLDGSQAGTVEVNNEIFGIEPNKTVMHEVLVAELAELRQGTASTKTRAEVRGGGRKPFRQKGTGRARQGSTRAPHMVGGGVVHGPKPRDYVKKVNKKVRKLALRSALATKINEGNLIVLDDFALETPKTKTFVNFAKALNFVDQKQLFVVNDFTEDKDYNLYMSVRNIEKTFVLDSRELRIFWLIKQDKVILTKEALAAIEEVLA; encoded by the coding sequence ATGCCAGTTTTAAATATATATAAATTAGACGGTTCACAAGCAGGAACTGTTGAAGTAAATAATGAAATATTTGGAATTGAACCAAATAAGACTGTAATGCACGAAGTTTTAGTTGCTGAGTTGGCAGAATTAAGACAAGGTACAGCATCTACTAAAACAAGAGCTGAAGTGAGAGGTGGAGGAAGAAAACCTTTCAGACAAAAAGGAACAGGAAGAGCAAGACAGGGGTCTACAAGAGCACCACACATGGTAGGTGGAGGAGTAGTTCACGGTCCTAAACCTAGAGATTATGTTAAAAAAGTAAATAAAAAAGTTAGAAAACTAGCTTTAAGATCTGCATTAGCAACTAAAATTAATGAAGGAAACTTAATAGTTCTAGATGATTTCGCATTAGAAACACCTAAAACAAAAACTTTTGTTAACTTTGCAAAAGCTTTAAACTTTGTAGATCAGAAACAATTATTTGTTGTAAATGATTTCACTGAAGATAAGGACTATAACTTATATATGTCAGTAAGAAATATCGAAAAAACATTTGTTTTAGATTCAAGAGAACTGAGAATATTCTGGCTGATAAAACAGGATAAAGTAATCCTTACTAAAGAAGCTCTTGCAGCTATTGAGGAGGTGCTGGCATAA
- the rplW gene encoding 50S ribosomal protein L23: MHITDIIKRPVATEKARNLANENNEYVFIVDKRANKIQIREAVEKLFNVKVESVNTLNIKPKAKRFRMSIYKTSALKKAMVKLKDGEKIAAYEG, encoded by the coding sequence ATGCATATTACTGATATAATTAAAAGACCAGTTGCTACTGAAAAAGCAAGAAATCTGGCTAACGAAAATAATGAATACGTTTTTATCGTAGATAAAAGAGCAAATAAAATTCAAATAAGAGAAGCAGTAGAAAAATTATTTAACGTAAAAGTTGAAAGTGTTAATACACTGAACATAAAGCCTAAGGCAAAAAGATTCAGAATGTCAATTTATAAGACATCTGCATTGAAAAAAGCCATGGTAAAATTAAAAGATGGAGAAAAAATAGCAGCATATGAAGGGTAA
- the rplB gene encoding 50S ribosomal protein L2: protein MPIKKLKPITSGTRHMSILVNTELDKVRPEKSLTEPLGSSYGIDNYGHRTGRNRHKGHKRLYRIIDWKRNKIGVPAKVATLEYDPNRTANIALLHYVDGEKRYILAPNGLKKGDVVLAGDTAEIKPGNALKLKDLPIGTVIHNVELMPGKGGQLARSAGTSARLVAKEGTYCHVELPSGELRLIHRECMATVGAVGNSEHSLVSLGKAGRNRHLGRKPHVRGSVMNPVDHPHGGGEGRSPIGRKSPVTPWGKPTLGKKTRGKKLSDKFIVRKRKK from the coding sequence ATGCCAATTAAAAAATTAAAACCGATAACTAGTGGGACAAGGCATATGTCGATATTAGTTAATACTGAATTAGATAAAGTTAGACCTGAAAAATCTCTAACTGAACCTCTTGGATCATCTTACGGAATTGACAACTATGGACATAGAACAGGAAGAAACAGACATAAAGGTCATAAGAGATTATACAGAATAATCGACTGGAAAAGAAATAAAATAGGGGTTCCTGCAAAAGTTGCAACTCTTGAATATGATCCTAACAGAACAGCTAATATCGCATTATTACATTATGTTGATGGAGAAAAAAGATATATTTTAGCGCCAAACGGACTAAAGAAAGGTGATGTAGTTTTAGCAGGGGATACTGCTGAAATCAAGCCTGGAAATGCTTTAAAATTAAAAGATTTACCAATAGGTACAGTTATACATAATGTGGAACTGATGCCAGGTAAAGGTGGACAGCTAGCAAGATCTGCAGGAACATCTGCAAGACTTGTTGCAAAAGAAGGGACTTACTGTCACGTTGAACTTCCTTCAGGAGAGTTAAGACTTATACATAGAGAATGTATGGCGACTGTAGGAGCAGTAGGAAATTCTGAACATTCACTTGTATCATTAGGTAAAGCAGGAAGAAACAGACATTTAGGTAGAAAACCTCACGTAAGAGGATCTGTAATGAACCCTGTGGATCACCCACACGGAGGAGGAGAAGGAAGATCTCCTATAGGAAGAAAATCACCGGTTACTCCTTGGGGTAAACCTACTCTTGGTAAGAAAACTAGAGGTAAAAAACTTAGTGACAAATTCATTGTCAGAAAAAGAAAGAAATAG
- the rpsS gene encoding 30S ribosomal protein S19 — MARSLKKGPFVDAHLLKKVETMGEKKQVIKTWSRRSTIFPQFIGHTFAVYNGKKHIPVYVTEEMVGHKLGEFAPTRTFYGHGKDAKKDAKRK; from the coding sequence ATGGCTCGTTCATTAAAAAAAGGACCTTTTGTTGATGCTCATTTACTGAAAAAAGTTGAAACAATGGGAGAAAAAAAGCAAGTTATCAAGACTTGGTCTAGAAGATCTACTATATTCCCTCAATTTATCGGACATACTTTCGCAGTATATAACGGTAAGAAACATATACCCGTATATGTAACTGAGGAAATGGTAGGACACAAGTTGGGAGAATTTGCTCCAACAAGAACTTTCTATGGACATGGAAAAGATGCTAAAAAAGATGCTAAAAGAAAATAA
- the rplV gene encoding 50S ribosomal protein L22, whose amino-acid sequence MAVVAKLRYQRLSPQKARLVADIVRGKNALQALNVLRFTNKKAAKFIEKTLRSAIANAEHNNNMDPDKLFISKILIDKGPVLKRISPRAMGRADVIRKPTAHITIEVDERN is encoded by the coding sequence ATGGCAGTTGTAGCTAAGTTACGTTATCAAAGATTAAGTCCTCAAAAAGCAAGACTTGTAGCTGATATAGTTAGAGGAAAAAATGCTTTACAGGCCTTAAATGTATTAAGATTTACAAATAAAAAAGCGGCAAAATTTATAGAAAAAACATTAAGATCAGCAATTGCGAATGCTGAACACAATAACAATATGGATCCTGATAAACTATTCATTTCAAAAATATTGATAGATAAAGGACCGGTACTTAAGAGAATAAGTCCTAGAGCAATGGGAAGAGCGGATGTAATAAGAAAACCGACAGCTCACATCACTATAGAAGTTGATGAAAGAAACTAA
- the rpsC gene encoding 30S ribosomal protein S3 — MGQKVDPRGMRIGITKSWDSRWFAEGKEYLNNFHEDIKIKEYIKKNYYHAGVSTIQIERTSPTDVTIIIETGKAGILIGRKGQEIEALKANLEKLTNKKIQVKVQEIKNPNKDAQLVAESIATAIEKRVAYKRAVQQAIQRAEKAGVKGIKVMVSGRLNGAEIARSEWTLSGRVPLHTLRADVDYATATAFTTYGALGLKVWIFNGEVLSNKKEGGND, encoded by the coding sequence GTGGGACAAAAAGTCGATCCTAGAGGTATGAGAATCGGAATTACTAAATCGTGGGATTCAAGATGGTTCGCCGAAGGAAAAGAATACTTAAATAATTTTCATGAAGATATAAAAATAAAAGAATATATTAAGAAAAACTATTATCATGCAGGAGTTTCAACTATCCAAATTGAGAGAACATCTCCTACTGATGTAACTATTATAATAGAAACAGGTAAAGCAGGAATCTTAATAGGGAGAAAAGGTCAAGAAATAGAAGCATTAAAAGCAAATCTTGAAAAGTTGACAAATAAGAAAATACAAGTTAAAGTACAGGAAATTAAAAATCCTAATAAAGATGCTCAGTTAGTTGCTGAAAGCATTGCAACAGCTATAGAAAAAAGGGTTGCTTATAAAAGAGCAGTTCAACAGGCTATTCAAAGAGCTGAAAAAGCAGGAGTAAAAGGAATTAAAGTAATGGTATCCGGAAGATTGAACGGTGCCGAAATAGCAAGAAGTGAATGGACACTTTCAGGAAGAGTACCATTACATACTTTAAGAGCAGATGTTGACTATGCAACTGCAACTGCATTCACTACATATGGTGCATTAGGATTAAAGGTATGGATATTCAATGGTGAAGTTCTTTCTAATAAAAAGGAAGGAGGAAATGACTAA
- the rplP gene encoding 50S ribosomal protein L16 has translation MLIPKRTKYRKQFRGKMGGIATKGNKVDFGEFGLAAKEFGWITSRQIEACRITINRTFKREGKIWIRIFPDKPYTKRPEGTRMGKGKGNAEGWVAVVKKGKIMFEVGGVSEEKAKEALRKAGHKLPIKVRVVKREEVGGDK, from the coding sequence ATGTTAATACCTAAGAGAACGAAATACAGAAAACAGTTCAGAGGGAAAATGGGTGGTATAGCAACAAAAGGAAACAAAGTGGACTTTGGAGAATTTGGACTTGCCGCTAAGGAATTTGGATGGATAACATCAAGACAGATAGAAGCATGCAGAATTACAATTAATAGAACATTTAAAAGGGAAGGAAAAATCTGGATAAGAATATTCCCTGACAAACCTTATACAAAAAGACCTGAAGGAACAAGAATGGGTAAAGGTAAAGGTAATGCTGAAGGTTGGGTAGCAGTAGTTAAAAAAGGAAAAATAATGTTTGAAGTTGGCGGAGTATCAGAAGAAAAAGCTAAAGAAGCATTAAGAAAAGCTGGACATAAACTACCTATCAAAGTCAGAGTTGTAAAAAGAGAAGAAGTGGGTGGTGATAAGTAA
- the rpmC gene encoding 50S ribosomal protein L29 — MTANEIRELSLEELDAKVKELKQELFNLKFQNLAKLQDTPINTAKIREVKRDVARIKTIITEKTKTVK; from the coding sequence ATGACAGCAAATGAAATTAGAGAATTATCATTAGAAGAATTAGATGCAAAAGTTAAAGAATTAAAGCAGGAATTGTTCAATTTGAAATTTCAGAATCTAGCAAAATTACAGGACACTCCTATAAACACTGCAAAAATAAGAGAAGTGAAAAGAGATGTTGCTAGAATAAAAACAATTATAACTGAGAAAACAAAGACTGTAAAATAG
- the rpsQ gene encoding 30S ribosomal protein S17, whose amino-acid sequence MENKRNERKVREGIVVSDKMDKTVVVLEETMKLHKLYKKRVKTSKKYKAHDEKNECGVGDKVQIMETRPLSREKRWRVVTILEKAK is encoded by the coding sequence GTGGAAAATAAAAGAAACGAGAGAAAAGTAAGAGAAGGTATTGTTGTTTCTGATAAAATGGATAAGACTGTAGTTGTTCTTGAAGAAACAATGAAACTGCATAAACTGTATAAGAAAAGAGTAAAAACTTCAAAAAAATATAAAGCTCATGATGAAAAGAACGAATGCGGTGTTGGAGATAAAGTACAGATAATGGAAACGAGACCGTTAAGTAGAGAAAAAAGATGGAGAGTTGTAACTATTTTGGAAAAAGCGAAATAG
- the rplN gene encoding 50S ribosomal protein L14 — translation MVQQQTMLNVADNTGAKKIMVIRVLGGSRRRFGKIGDIVVASVKEAIPNGNVKKGDVVKAVVVRTRKELKRADGSYIKFDDNAAVILNSALEVRGTRIFGPVARELRAKNFMKIVSLAPEVL, via the coding sequence ATGGTTCAACAACAGACTATGCTTAATGTTGCTGATAATACCGGAGCAAAGAAAATAATGGTAATCAGAGTATTAGGTGGATCAAGAAGAAGATTCGGGAAAATAGGAGATATAGTTGTAGCGTCTGTTAAGGAAGCTATACCGAACGGAAACGTAAAAAAAGGTGACGTTGTTAAAGCTGTAGTAGTAAGAACTAGAAAAGAATTGAAAAGAGCGGACGGATCATATATAAAATTTGATGATAATGCGGCAGTAATATTAAACTCAGCATTAGAAGTAAGAGGTACGAGAATTTTTGGACCTGTAGCAAGAGAATTGAGGGCAAAAAACTTTATGAAAATAGTATCTCTGGCACCAGAAGTATTATAG
- the rplX gene encoding 50S ribosomal protein L24 gives MAKPRVKSVPNRLHVKTGDTVVVISGRSKDLSRNDKGEGQTGDKGKVGKVLKVFPKTGKIIVEGVNIQKRHVKPNAMNPQGEVVEKEMPIFSSKVMLWDESAKKGTRVRFEIKDNKKVRISVVSGNEI, from the coding sequence GTGGCTAAACCAAGAGTTAAATCAGTACCTAACAGATTACATGTAAAAACTGGAGATACAGTTGTTGTAATTAGCGGTAGATCAAAGGATTTGTCAAGAAATGATAAAGGTGAAGGACAGACAGGAGATAAAGGAAAAGTCGGAAAAGTGTTAAAAGTATTCCCTAAGACAGGAAAAATCATAGTTGAAGGTGTTAATATACAAAAAAGACATGTTAAACCTAATGCAATGAACCCACAAGGCGAAGTTGTAGAGAAAGAAATGCCAATTTTCTCTTCTAAAGTTATGCTTTGGGATGAAAGTGCAAAAAAAGGAACAAGAGTAAGGTTTGAAATAAAAGATAATAAAAAGGTAAGAATATCGGTAGTATCCGGTAATGAAATATAG
- the rplE gene encoding 50S ribosomal protein L5 — translation MPRLQKLYKEELVSALMKELNISNIMQVPKLDKIVVNMGIGEAVSNPKLIETAMKELAQITGQQPVPRAARKSEAGFKLREGQKIGAKVTLRKEKMYEFLDRLISITLPRVRDFEGVSPKGFDGRGNYTLGLKEQIVFPEIEIDKVDKTLGLGITIVSTAQNDEEGRALLKAFGMPFAK, via the coding sequence ATTCCAAGATTACAAAAATTATATAAGGAAGAATTAGTTTCTGCATTGATGAAAGAATTAAATATTTCTAATATCATGCAAGTACCTAAATTAGATAAAATTGTAGTAAACATGGGGATTGGAGAAGCAGTAAGCAATCCTAAGTTAATTGAAACTGCAATGAAGGAATTAGCACAAATTACAGGACAGCAGCCTGTACCAAGAGCAGCAAGAAAATCTGAAGCAGGATTTAAATTAAGAGAAGGACAGAAAATCGGAGCAAAAGTTACTTTAAGAAAAGAAAAAATGTATGAGTTCCTTGATAGACTGATAAGCATTACTTTACCAAGAGTAAGAGACTTTGAAGGAGTATCTCCAAAAGGATTTGACGGTAGAGGTAACTATACGTTAGGATTAAAAGAGCAAATCGTGTTTCCTGAAATCGAAATCGATAAAGTTGATAAAACATTAGGATTAGGTATTACTATAGTTTCAACTGCACAGAACGATGAAGAAGGAAGAGCATTATTGAAAGCATTCGGAATGCCGTTTGCAAAATAG
- the rpsN gene encoding 30S ribosomal protein S14: MAKKAMVERNLKREKTVDKYAAKRAELKARAKTGDREAIIELSKLPRNASPTRVRNRCQLNGRPRGFMREFGISRVMFRKLAGEGVIPGVKKSSW; this comes from the coding sequence ATGGCTAAAAAAGCAATGGTTGAAAGAAATTTAAAAAGAGAAAAAACAGTTGATAAATATGCAGCAAAAAGAGCTGAATTAAAGGCAAGAGCTAAAACAGGTGATAGAGAGGCAATTATAGAATTATCGAAATTACCAAGAAATGCATCGCCTACAAGAGTAAGAAACAGATGTCAGTTAAATGGAAGACCTAGAGGATTCATGAGAGAATTTGGAATTTCAAGAGTAATGTTCAGAAAATTAGCGGGAGAGGGAGTTATCCCTGGAGTAAAGAAATCAAGTTGGTAA
- the rpsH gene encoding 30S ribosomal protein S8 yields MHLTDPIADMLTRIRNGNMAKHTEVKVPFSKIKESMANILKNEGYITGYEIKEEGNIRDIVVTLKYMDGDAVIKGLKRISKPGRRVYTSVENLPKVLGGLGIAIVSTPKGVITDKECRKHSVGGEVLCYVW; encoded by the coding sequence ATGCATTTAACAGATCCTATTGCTGATATGCTTACTAGAATTAGAAATGGAAACATGGCTAAACATACAGAAGTTAAAGTACCGTTTTCTAAAATAAAGGAAAGCATGGCTAACATACTAAAAAATGAAGGATATATAACTGGTTACGAAATTAAGGAAGAAGGAAACATAAGAGATATAGTAGTAACTTTAAAATATATGGATGGAGATGCTGTAATAAAAGGATTGAAAAGAATTTCAAAACCTGGAAGAAGAGTATACACATCTGTTGAAAATTTACCTAAAGTATTAGGTGGATTAGGAATTGCCATTGTCTCAACACCTAAAGGTGTTATTACAGACAAGGAATGCAGAAAGCATAGCGTTGGTGGAGAAGTACTCTGCTACGTGTGGTAA
- the rplF gene encoding 50S ribosomal protein L6 yields the protein MSRIGKKPITIPAGVEIKQDGNKFTVKGPKGQLERELCSEIKVNIDGSEITFERPNDLPNTRALHGTTRANVNNMVTGVSQGFEIKLELVGVGYRVQASGKGLTLALGYSHPVEIEPIEGITFKVEGNTKITVEGIDKQLVGQVAANIRAKRPPEPYKGKGVKYADEVIRRKEGKKG from the coding sequence ATGTCAAGAATAGGTAAAAAACCTATAACTATACCTGCAGGTGTAGAAATTAAACAAGATGGAAATAAGTTCACTGTTAAAGGACCTAAAGGGCAGCTTGAAAGAGAATTATGCAGTGAAATAAAAGTAAATATAGACGGCAGCGAAATAACTTTTGAAAGACCTAATGATTTACCAAATACAAGAGCTCTTCACGGAACAACAAGAGCAAATGTAAACAACATGGTTACAGGAGTAAGTCAAGGTTTTGAAATTAAACTGGAATTAGTAGGGGTAGGATATAGAGTACAGGCCAGCGGTAAAGGGCTTACTTTAGCTCTGGGATATTCACATCCTGTAGAAATAGAACCTATTGAAGGAATCACTTTCAAAGTTGAAGGAAACACTAAAATAACTGTTGAAGGAATTGATAAACAATTAGTTGGACAAGTTGCTGCGAACATAAGAGCAAAAAGACCACCTGAACCTTACAAAGGAAAAGGAGTTAAGTATGCTGATGAAGTAATCAGAAGAAAAGAAGGTAAGAAAGGATAG
- the rplR gene encoding 50S ribosomal protein L18, protein MIKKLDRNKLREKKHRSIRRKIVGTAERPRLSVYRSLKNIFVQIIDDNSGTTLVSASTIEKNGKVQSGGNVEAAKKVGEAVARKALEKGISNVVFDRGGYIYTGRIKALADAAREAGLKF, encoded by the coding sequence GTGATTAAAAAGCTTGATAGAAATAAATTAAGAGAGAAAAAACATAGAAGTATAAGAAGAAAAATCGTTGGAACTGCTGAAAGACCTAGACTTTCTGTGTATAGAAGTTTGAAGAATATATTTGTTCAAATAATCGATGACAATTCAGGTACAACATTAGTTTCAGCATCAACAATTGAAAAAAACGGAAAAGTTCAGTCTGGTGGAAATGTTGAAGCAGCTAAAAAAGTTGGAGAAGCAGTAGCAAGAAAAGCATTGGAAAAAGGTATAAGCAATGTAGTATTTGATAGAGGCGGATATATTTACACAGGAAGAATAAAAGCATTAGCAGATGCTGCAAGAGAAGCAGGATTAAAATTCTAG
- the rpsE gene encoding 30S ribosomal protein S5 — MARDNKDREAKASEYKESLLRISRVSKTVKGGRRISFSVLAAVGDEKGKVGIGLGKANGVPDAIRKAIANAKKNMITVSLKGGTLPHDQIGKYNATSVLLKPASKGTGVIAGSATRELLELAGVTDVLTKIRGSKNKDNVARATLDGLKKLRSLEEVARLRGKSVEEILG; from the coding sequence TTGGCCAGAGATAATAAAGATAGAGAAGCAAAAGCAAGCGAATATAAAGAAAGTCTTTTAAGAATAAGCAGAGTTTCTAAAACTGTTAAAGGAGGAAGAAGAATATCTTTCTCAGTATTAGCAGCTGTTGGAGATGAAAAAGGAAAAGTTGGTATAGGATTAGGAAAAGCAAATGGTGTGCCTGATGCTATAAGAAAAGCGATAGCAAACGCTAAGAAAAATATGATTACAGTGTCTTTAAAAGGCGGAACTTTACCACATGATCAGATTGGTAAGTATAATGCGACAAGTGTGTTACTGAAACCTGCTTCAAAAGGTACGGGAGTTATCGCGGGTTCTGCAACAAGGGAACTATTGGAATTAGCCGGAGTTACTGATGTACTTACAAAAATAAGAGGATCAAAAAATAAAGATAACGTTGCTAGAGCGACTTTAGATGGATTAAAAAAATTGAGATCACTTGAAGAAGTTGCTAGACTTAGAGGAAAATCAGTTGAAGAAATTTTAGGATAA
- the rpmD gene encoding 50S ribosomal protein L30, with protein MSKVKVTLIKGINGRKPNHVATVKSLGLRKISQSVVHNKTADIEGKIKLVSYLLKVEEV; from the coding sequence ATGTCTAAAGTAAAAGTAACACTTATTAAAGGAATTAATGGAAGAAAGCCTAATCATGTCGCTACTGTTAAATCACTTGGATTAAGAAAGATAAGCCAAAGTGTTGTTCATAATAAAACAGCAGATATAGAAGGAAAAATAAAATTAGTTTCTTATTTACT